The Perca fluviatilis chromosome 2, GENO_Pfluv_1.0, whole genome shotgun sequence genome includes a region encoding these proteins:
- the omgb gene encoding oligodendrocyte-myelin glycoprotein encodes MRAPAMPVCSASLLCLFLLLLCGLLGGWVLSICPTVCSCSRGHRVVDCSSRGLTKLPPGLQHNIHFLNLSFNSLQGLESQLTHYAHLRTLDLSYNRLETLPPALPRSLWDIRAAGNHLRLLDKSDTAYHWNLKVLDLSDNELERVVFINNTLANLQALNLSHNKFWTVPTNLPHNLESIDLSHNYLMQILPGSLDRLPKLAKFFLHANRFSLLSKGIFDKLVGLEVLTLGDNPWACEEEENITKLLTWAEQTRATILGCPCYTRPICGQTHQATPGREWHSALFTEIPLWVNSRVEGHDGQSPARIAEVTSSYQAKSALFETGIYQDKRGVNESGDHRLFVWTSPTNFDSFSTHTQTTASPLSSTQKPKAANSRNKCHRLLIDIQQTITLTILAMMTAFNTF; translated from the exons ATGAG AGCCCCAGCCATGCCTGTCTGCTCTGCCTCTCTGCTCTGCCTGTTCCTCCTGCTGCTGTGTGGGCTCCTAGGAGGTTGGGTGCTGTCTATCTGCCCCACTGTGTGCTCCTGCAGCAGGGGACATCGTGTGGTGGACTGCTCCTCACGTGGTCTAACCAAGCTACCGCCTGGTCTGCAGCACAACATCCACTTTCTCAACCTCTCTTTCAATAG CTTGCAGGGTCTGGAAAGCCAGCTCACCCACTATGCCCACCTGCGAACCCTGGACCTGTCCTACAACCGCCTGGAGACCCTGCCCCCCGCCCTGCCGCGGTCTCTGTGGGACATCAGAGCGGCAGGCAACCATCTACGCTTGCTGGACAAAAGCGACACAGCTTACCACTGGAACCTGAAAGTACTGGACCTGTCGGACAATGAGCTGGAGAGAGTGGTCTTCATCAACAACACGCTGGCAAATCTCCAAGCTCTCAATCTCAGTCACAACAAGTTTTGGACGGTGCCCACGAATTTGCCGCACAACTTGGAGAGCATTGATTTGTCACATAACTATCTCATGCAGATCCTGCCTGGCTCTTTGGATCGGCTGCCAAAGCTGGCTAAGTTCTTTTTGCATGCTAATCGCTTCTCCTTGTTGTCTAAAGGGATATTTGATAAGCTGGTGGGGCTGGAGGTGCTGACTCTTGGGGATAACCCCTGGGcttgtgaagaagaagaaaacataaCAAAGCTCTTGACATGGGCTGAGCAGACCCGGGCCACCATCTTAGGTTGCCCCTGTTATACAAGACCTATTTGTGGGCAAACCCATCAGGCAACGCCAGGGAGGGAGTGGCACTCTGCGCTGTTCACAGAGATACCACTTTGGGTTAACAGCAGAGTTGAAGGGCATGACGGTCAATCACCTGCAAGGATTGCAGAGGTCACATCTAGTTACCAGGCAAAATCGGCTCTTTTTGAGACAGGAATATATCAGGACAAAAGAGGAGTGAATGAGTCTGGGGACCACAGGCTGTTTGTCTGGACATCTCCCACAAACTTTGACAgtttttccacacacacacaaacaacagcaAGCCCACTGTCTTCAACACAGAAGCCCAAAGCTGCTAACTCAAGGAATAAATGTCACAGACTCCTAATCGACATTCAACAAACTATCACCCTGACTATTTTAGCTATGATGACCGCATTTAACACTTTCTGA